A window of the Athalia rosae unplaced genomic scaffold, iyAthRosa1.1, whole genome shotgun sequence genome harbors these coding sequences:
- the LOC125502190 gene encoding uncharacterized protein LOC125502190, which yields MSLALGNTATVLQAEVFALLSCVKKILTLGYRGEHIYICSDSRAALIVRSIDVYVVRSKLVQEYTALLRQLAQSNRVKLLWVPAHKGIKGNIEADRLAKRGALRHGRDRGCQIGVPTEHVKKLAKRIARDKFAKLWGNAPDMLHTRGLFEGPSSGLGEELIKLSRTELRSVIGLVTGDWYTGRHLVHLGLRKEASCPKCGKEAETPQHLLVRCRGLVGPRTEAFGPNFTGEVGIKGIGVDRLLLFARAANLTTFLMV from the coding sequence ATGTCGCTGGCACTAGGGAACACCGCTACAGTACTTCAGGCAGAGGTGTTCGCTTTACTCTCCTGCGTCAAGAAAATCCTAACGCTGGGATACAGGGGCGAGCACATCTACATCTGCAGTGACAGCAGAGCAGCGCTTATTGTTAGATCGATCGACGTATACGTGGTGAGATCTAAGCTCGTACAGGAATACACAGCTCTGCTGAGACAACTAGCGCAATCAAACCGCGTGAAACTGCTCTGGGTGCCAGCGCACAAAGGCATCAAGGGTAACATCGAAGCAGACCGACTAGCTAAAAGGGGAGCTTTACGACATGGCCGAGACAGGGGCTGCCAAATCGGGGTCCCTACGGAACATGTCAAAAAACTAGCAAAGAGGATTGCTAGGGATAAGTTCGCAAAGCTTTGGGGCAATGCACCGGACATGCTACACACGAGGGGCCTGTTTGAGGGACCCTCGAGCGGGCTCGGTGAGGAGCTGATCAAACTCAGCAGAACTGAACTGAGAAGCGTAATAGGGCTTGTCACGGGCGACTGGTACACAGGCAGACACCTCGTCCACCTTGGACTCAGGAAAGAGGCGAGCTGTCCTAAGTGTGGCAAAGAAGCGGAAACACCACAACACCTCTTAGTGCGGTGTAGGGGTCTAGTGGGCCCCCGTACGGAGGCCTTCGGACCTAACTTCACCGGCGAAGTGGGTATAAAGGGAATAGGAGTTGATAGGCTCCTGCTCTTTGCCAGGGCTGCCAACCTCACTACCTTTCTCATGGTGTAG